Proteins co-encoded in one Dermacentor albipictus isolate Rhodes 1998 colony unplaced genomic scaffold, USDA_Dalb.pri_finalv2 scaffold_30, whole genome shotgun sequence genomic window:
- the LOC139052720 gene encoding uncharacterized protein, with the protein MKTILKRIRTSVASKLRPVHLAECSTLHNIKRQFNIAAPERCHTNDAVSVDMWVLVMKEKGETLVCLYKAQGAVDPSGTFSSADFALVLMTEPQKELLEKVGPAGTVCLDSTHGTIEYLFELTTLLVLDKVASVVAIAYFICNQMNEQTLTAFFKYLESAMAKKVAAKTLISDDASQFYKAWSRVMGAAKQKLLCAWHVDNNWRKKTLECVERQLRPHVYHSVWLLLEFHAEKAFEDYFKQFLSSEEEKLRDFLKYFKDHYAVRPQEWAYRFRTRAAVNTNMHLERKHRTLKHTMLERKQNKHGDKLISALMDLTNPFLIKRASQMIKGAKGKELRTIQKNHRSGSEMAACAKINEDGIWTVPSQSIKGLSYKVSKVKDGACCPLRCKECAVCVQAQSLCGHR; encoded by the coding sequence ATGAAAACCATTCTAAAGCGAAtaagaacatctgtggcatccaagctgaggccagtgcacttggcagagtgctcaaccctgcataacatcaaacggcagtttaacattgctgctcctgaacgttgtcacactaatgacgcTGTTAGTGTAGACATGTGGGTGCttgtgatgaaagaaaaaggtgaaacacttgtctgcctgtacaaggcacaaggtgcagtggacccaagtggtacattttcttcagcagactttgctcttgttctgatgacagagcctcagaaggagctactagaaaaagtgggccctgcagggactgtatgtcttgactccacacatgGAACTATAGAGTACCTGTTTGAGCTGACCACTCTTCTGGTGCTAGATAAAGTAGCATCAGTTGTAgctatagcttatttcatctgcaaccagatgaacgagcaaactttgacagcattcttcaaatatctggagtcggccatggccaaaaaagtggccgctaagacattgatatctgatgatgcctcgcaattctacaaagcatggtccagggtcatgggtgccgcaaaacagaaacttctctgtgcctggcatgtggataacaattggcgtaagaagacactcgagtgtgtagagagacagctaaggccacatgtttaccatagtgtgtggctactcttagagttccacgcggaaaaggcatttgaagattattttaagcaattcctttctagtgaggaagaaaaactgagggacttcctgaagtacttcaaagaccactatgcagttaggccgcaagagtgggcctatcgctttaggactagagcagctgtcaacactaacatgcaccttgagaggaagcacaggacgttaaagcatactatgctggagagaaaacagaataagcatggtgacaaactaatttctgccctcatggacttgACAAATCCTTTTTTAATCAAAAGGGCTAGCCAGATGATAAAAGGGGCAAAGGGTAAGGAGCTGAGAACAATTCAGAAGAACcacaggtctggcagtgaaatggcagcttgtgccaaaataaatgaagatggcatatggactgtgccatctcagtctattaaagggctctcatataaagtgtcaaaagtgaaagatggtgcctgctgtcctttgaggtgcaaggaatgcgcagtgtgtgtgcaagcacagtcactgtgtggtcatcgctaa